A single genomic interval of Daucus carota subsp. sativus chromosome 1, DH1 v3.0, whole genome shotgun sequence harbors:
- the LOC108221119 gene encoding uncharacterized protein LOC108221119, producing MGRRGKRINPKGWNGYNGRKTAPNYIWRPCIPSWEREFTRKVGNIKWDDFVEKKKAISIYSNILEWKDSACEEAFQAAKRRFRDEYNGYESEFLLPDQGIDLEENIDLKPHENNVDEEPLLSISQVADNDSEYEVMPSRPIALEEIIPTGWDVDIYQTPTSLTGWIVGDDNN from the exons ATGGGAAGAAGAGGAAAAAGAATTAACCCCAAGGGTTGGAATGGATACAATGGAAGAAAAACAGCCCCCAATT ATATATGGCGGCCCTGTATACCATCATGGGAAAGAGAGTTTACTAGGAAAGTTGGAAATATCAAGTGGGATGATTTTGTAGAAAAGAAGAAGGCCATTTCAATTTACAGCAATATCTTGGAATGGAAGGATTCAGCTTGTGAAGAGGCATTCCAGGCTGCCAAAAGAAGGTTTCGGGATGAGTATAATGGTTACGAATCTGAGTTCTTATTGCCTGATCAAGGAATTGACTTAGAGGAAAACATTGATTTGAAACCACATGAGAATAACGTAGATGAAGAACCATTGTTGTCTATATCTCAAGTAGCAGACAACGACTCGGAGTATGAAGTTATGCCTTCCCGCCCAATAGCGCTCGAAGAGATTATACCTACCGGGTGGGATGTGGATATTTATCAAACACCCACTTCGCTAACTGGCTGGATTGTGGGGGATGATAATAATTAG
- the LOC108221128 gene encoding uncharacterized protein LOC108221128: protein MGRRGKRINPKGWNGYNGRKTAPNYIWRPCIPSWEREFTRKVGNIKWDDFVEKKKAISIYSNILEWKDSACEEAFQAAKRRFQDEYNGYESEFLLPDQGIDLEENIDLKPHENNVDEEPLLSISQVADNDSENEVMPSRPIALEEIIPTGWDVDVYQTPTSLTGWIVGNDNN, encoded by the exons ATGGGAAGAAGAGGAAAAAGAATTAACCCCAAGGGTTGGAATGGATACAATGGAAGAAAAACAGCCCCCAATT ATATATGGCGGCCCTGTATACCATCATGGGAAAGAGAGTTTACTAGGAAAGTTGGAAATATCAAGTGGGATGATTTTGTTGAAAAGAAGAAGGCCATTTCAATTTACAGCAATATCTTGGAATGGAAGGATTCAGCTTGTGAAGAGGCATTCCAGGCTGCCAAAAGAAGGTTTCAGGATGAGTATAATGGTTACGAATCTGAGTTCTTATTGCCTGATCAAGGAATTGACTTGGAGGAAAACATTGATTTGAAACCACATGAGAATAACGTAGATGAAGAACCATTGTTGTCTATATCTCAAGTAGCAGACAACGACTCGGAGAATGAAGTTATGCCTTCCCGCCCAATAGCGCTTGAAGAGATTATACCTACTGGGTGGGATGTGGATGTTTATCAAACACCCACTTCGCTAACTGGCTGGATTGTGGGGAATGATAATAATTAG
- the LOC108221138 gene encoding uncharacterized protein LOC108221138, translating to MERRGKRISPKGSNGYNRRKTAPNYVWRPCIPSWEREFTLKLGNIKWADFVEKKKAISIYINILHWKDSACEEAFQVAKRRFHDEYYGYESDISLPDPGIDVEENMDGNLNTHENNEDEEPLLSISEVEDNVSEIGVMPRQPVMLQEIEPTGWDSDVSETPISLTGCGG from the exons ATGGAAAGAAGAGGAAAAAGAATTAGCCCCAAGGGTTCGAATGGATACAATCGAAGAAAAACAGCTCCCAATT ATGTATGGCGGCCCTGTATACCATCATGGGAAAGAGAGTTTACTTTGAAACTTGGGAATATCAAGTGGGCTGATTTTGTAGAAAAGAAGAAGGCGATTTCTATTTACATCAATATCTTGCACTGGAAGGATTCAGCTTGTGAAGAGGCATTCCAGGTTGCCAAGAGACGGTTTCATGATGAGTATTATGGTTACGAATCTGATATCTCCTTGCCTGATCCAGGCATTGACGTGGAGGAAAACATGGATGGGAATTTAAACACACATGAGAAtaatgaagatgaagaaccaCTGTTGTCTATATCTGAAGTGGAAGACAACGTTTCGGAGATTGGAGTTATGCCTCGGCAGCCAGTAATGCTTCAAGAAATTGAACCTACTGGGTGGGATTCGGATGTTTCTGAAACACCTATTTCGCTAACTGGTTGTGGGGGATGA